Within the Planctomycetota bacterium genome, the region CGGCCGGAGTGTTCCGCGTCTACTCGACGCCCAACGGCCTCCGCGGCACGACGTACCACCACCTCACCGAGGCACGCGACTGGCGCGTCTTCCGCTGGCCGAGCTGGCTCAACCCCTCCTGGAGCGCCCAGCGCGAGGCGGACCTCGCCGCGTTCTACGGCGGGAAGGGGAGCGACGGCTGGCAGCACGAGGTGGCCGGCGAGCACGGCAAGCCGACCCACGGGGCCTTCAACGCCGAACTCCTCGAGCTGTGCCGCGTCGACATCCCCGAGTACCGCTGCATCCACGTCCTGGGCGAGACCCTCACGGCCTGCGAGACGGAGGAGGAGGCCTTCGACCGCCTCGAGATGCTCCTCAACCTCGCGCCCCAGGACGGCACCTTCTGGGTCGGCGGCGACCTGGGCTACACGAACGATCCCACGGAACTCGTCGTCCTGCGCGAGACCCCGGGGGAGGAGAAGCGGCCGGCCCGGCTCGTCCTCCGGGTCCACATGGAGCACGTGGCCTATCCCCACATCGCCGTGGCGGTCGGCATCCTGGAGCGCTACTACTGCCCCATGGGCATCGGCGTGGACAATGGGGGCAACGGCCTCGCGGTCGTGCAGGAGCTGACCACCCTCGACAAGTTCCGCTCCCTCGGCCTCGGGTCGAAGCTCCACGGCTACGACTTCGGCGGCATGGTCACGGTCGCCGAGAAGGACGGGCGCCTGCTCAAGAAGCGCACGAAGGAGCACATGACCAGCCTGATCAACCGCGCCTTCCAGCGCCGCGAACTGTTCCTGCCCGAGGGCGACCGGGAGATCGCCGACCAGTTCTCGACCCACAGCTACACGTTCGCCAGCAACAACAACGTCGTCTACTCGAAGGGCAACGACCACATCGTGGACGCCGTGCGCTGCGCCATGCTCGCCCGCGAGCGGGAGCGCTGCGACGACTTCGAGGTGATCGTGCCGAACGTCGTTCCCGTGTGGACCGACCCCATCTTCTGGTGAGAAAGGACTGCACCCATGTACGAGATCGTGCAACGCATCCTGGACGGCTTCGTCAACTGCCTGGTCCCCGAAATCGGGGAGGAGGTGGTCGCGTCGTCGCTTGGCATCGCCGGCGGGCAGCAGGCCCTTCTGCGGCAGATGGAGAAGCTCTGGGCGCTCCGGCTCGACACGGTCGTCGAGATCGGCACGCGCGAGGGCATCATGACGGCGCTCCTGAGCCGGTTCGCCCGGCAGGTCATCTCGCTGGACCGGGACGAGTGGCCGCAGGTTCGGCCCGTCCTGGAATTCGTGGGGGCCTGCAACGTGGCGCGTCTGCCCCTGGAGAAGCACGAGATGCCGCTGCTGCGCAAGAGCCTGAAGTTCAACCTCGCGGTGATCGGCCCCACGGACCGGGGCGACGGCGCGGCCTGGGGCTTCACCCACGTGAAGCACTGCGGCAGGGTGTTCTTCCGCGGCTACGGGGCCTCGGCCGACAACCTCGAGGTGACGCGCCTGGTGGACAGCCTGAACACGGGTGCCGTGAGCCGCCAGGAGCCCTTCGCCTGGTGGTCGGAGGATGAACTCGACATCGTGCCCTGCGGAACCAGGGAGATACTCCCCGTGCTGGAGCGGCCGTGGGCCAGGCGGCGTCGCGCCAAGTGAGCGTCGAGCGCGCCCCCCGCTCCGCCTGGCGGCAGCGCAGGAAGAAAGCCCTGCCGCTCTGGCCGCCGCCTGCCTGACATCGGTTGCGCTCGTCCATGCCCACGGCGTGTGCTGATCCTGGCGCACGCCGTGGGCTGGCACGGGCACAGGATCGCCGTCGCCGGGGCGCGGGGTCAGAGGGACGTAACAGCAGCAGGCGGAGGAGCTGTCGCCGCTGTTGCCGTGGCCCACACGGCCGTCAGCACACCCCGCCACTGTCCCACGTCAAGCCCGGTGGCCGCTGAACGCACGCCCTGCTGGGCCGTTCCCGCCGCGCCCGTGCCGCCGCGCGCGCACCGTCGCGCCCGCCGCACACTCCCACCCGCCGCCGGCCCCCGCCAGAATCTCCCCGCCCCGACCCGCCCCCGCCCCATCTTGCGGCCCCGTTGAGACTTACGCAGCCGTAAATCCTTGCAGAATATGCACTTCCGCCGAAGGTTCCAGTTGACTGATGTGGAACACTATGCCTATATGGTGTCGGTGCAAGTGGTTGCCAGCACAGGAGTTAAAGATGGCGAGCAAGCGACGCAGACCCCTGACCGCCCGAGAACTGAAGCCCCGCATCCAGCGCCTGTCCTGGGAACGGCTGACGGAGATCTACCTCGCCAC harbors:
- a CDS encoding terminase family protein; the protein is MARKLCKGTTDRGSPCRADARSGSDYCFWHDPHSRAARSAAARRGGVVRARGALADDEGVVAARLADPVTWGELYLRNRDGSPRSYWPHQVEDLRAPDPQIVHLDGRDCGKTIALTTDVLHFAFTTQGGLGLIAAPQQGHLDTIIEEIEFQLAANEQLAASVAPNAQGRQKPTRDPYFRLEFTNGSVLYFRPAGPDGEAFRSLHVNRIWVDEGAWLPEKAWHALRQCLKAAGVFRVYSTPNGLRGTTYHHLTEARDWRVFRWPSWLNPSWSAQREADLAAFYGGKGSDGWQHEVAGEHGKPTHGAFNAELLELCRVDIPEYRCIHVLGETLTACETEEEAFDRLEMLLNLAPQDGTFWVGGDLGYTNDPTELVVLRETPGEEKRPARLVLRVHMEHVAYPHIAVAVGILERYYCPMGIGVDNGGNGLAVVQELTTLDKFRSLGLGSKLHGYDFGGMVTVAEKDGRLLKKRTKEHMTSLINRAFQRRELFLPEGDREIADQFSTHSYTFASNNNVVYSKGNDHIVDAVRCAMLARERERCDDFEVIVPNVVPVWTDPIFW